The following is a genomic window from Ictalurus furcatus strain D&B chromosome 14, Billie_1.0, whole genome shotgun sequence.
TCAAGCTTTTTACTGTTTTTAGCCTTGTTTATTATGTGCACTCAAATCAGAGAGTGCATCTGGGATGACATGAACTGAATAATGCAGCACAGGACGAGGAAATGGTATCATGGATATGCTAAAGACGTTCAGTTTGCTCTCTGTTTGTATACACAAAATCTATGATACACGGATTGATTCAgatgtattaaatattttaaaagggAACAACcctattagcttttttttttttttttttttaaatagcagagATGCTGTTATACCGGTGCTTTGAAGGAAAAGCAATGTTATTTACCAAAGCCATTTCTGAGAATAAAACCAGAAATTATGTTTATACAACTCTCAGAAATATATGCCTGGCATGATGTGAAGGTTCTATCCTCTAGCAGTGcagaatcactaaacattttaatcaaaatgaCAACACATGCACTAGTTTTCAGAAACACACTGAAAATTCATAGGCATGATGCAAACTCAGAAAACACATGCAACTTATTAAATGCCCCAAAGTGAGCCACAAAACAGCAGAGTTTCTGTAGGACACCCAAAAGGGATGGAACTTTAGACTGTGTATTACATTCGATTAGATTGGATTAAAATTTGTCATTATGCAGAATACAGATACAAAGCCAATGAAATGGTGTAAGCATCTAACCAGAAGCGTAAGTAGCACTGAGTGGTACAGTGCACGTAAAGAGACAAATCGGCTTGGATGGCAGTAAAGTGCAGCTGACAATACAGTGGAAATGGCTTGATACATGAGTGGACATAAACCTGTCCAGTGAGGTTAATGGATAGCATCCCAAGACACTACAGTACAGTTAAACATAATGTTCAAATGTTATGCACTCCCTCCAGGATATTGCGATCGCGGTAATTaatacaaaatcaagcaaactccgcaatattctgaggagcttgtgagtttttaaaatattaccacacatttgggccaagacatgtcattTGTCATCATtacaacgcgcattcagtcaaagccctcatttaccaacaaacatcactgtgaaaaaccATGCAGAACAGTTTAGTGTAATTGCAATTTTCAATTAGTTTTCCacaagaaaagaacaaaaaattgaaaaaagttgaatcgcaaattttgaaaaaaagccacagctaAATCGCACATTTCTGGatgcaacgatcacaaaaaaaaactttgcggACTGGTAAGGGTACATAAGTAGACATGGATCCGGTGACATGAATGATATCCAAAGACAATACAGTCTTTATTCCGTGTGTGAACAGCAATTTGGGGGAAGGGGGATTAGCATCATTGTGAAGAGTTCAGCAGATTGACAGCTGAGGGGAAGAAGCTTTTCCTTAGCCTGTTGGTGTGATGGTGGAGGCTTCTGTAGTGTTTCCCAGATGTGAGAACAGTGAACAGTTCATGGTTGGAGTGAGAGATGACCTTGATGATGCTTCTCACCCTCTGTAGGCAGCATTTGGGATGAAAATTTTTGATTGAAGTTATCTGAGCTTGGTGAGATGTCCCACTGGAGGACTTTCCAGTTGGAGACTGAACAACTGCCGTACCACACTGAGATGCAGTTTGTCAGTATGCTTTTAATGGCACCACAATAGAAGTTCATCACTATCTGAATCGATAGGTGAACTTTCCTCAGTGTCCTCAGGAAGAAAAGATGCTGTTGTGATGAAGTGTTAAGGGCCTAGCTGAGgttgggtgggtgtgtgtgtgtgggtgtgtgtgtgtgtggctcgcTCTTCTTTGGGCGTACTCACACTTGGCCCAGTTGCCTTGAACCGTGCCCGAGCACGATTGTTCCCACTCCCCCGCTGGCCTGCACTCACACTGCAGTAATACATTCAGGGCCAGAGCATGCTTAAGTCATTACGATGCGACTTTTTGGTTCgaagaaaacaggaagtgaagcgCTCTCGTACAGCACAATGGAGTCCATCACTGTAATGCTTACTTTGTGgtttatttggatttgtttgtggCGCGATGACACACGGCCCTCTTGCATGCCTAACCGGTTTATTGCTTATGCAGCACAGCGATTTTCACTTGATCGCGCTTGTCGTATCAGAAGATTTTTACAGAGGCAGCTGATGCCGAGGGAGGAATTTGCAGCTTCACTTGCCGACTACCATTCCCATTCATCTGTAAGGTAAGAACCAGACCCATTATAAAGCCAAATATTCTGGATTGAATTGAAAAGTGTACTATACAAGTAGTAATAGAAGATTGTTGTTGTCATGATGACCGTTGGCACACTCCCAAGTAGTAGCCCTTACTGgttaacattagctaacattaTTGTGATTAGGCTACTGGGATCTGACACAAAATATTGGCCTGTCCCTTAAAATAATGACTGAAACTGtctactgtttattttattacacttcAAAGTGCTGTAAAGTAATACAGTCTATGTATCAATTAATTTACAATGACCATTATTTCTCCATTTTGCCTCAGGAGCATCTGGGTTCGGCAGAgatgtggtgtgtggtgggagcaTGTTTTCACCAGCTGGACAGATTTTGAATGGATGCTACATTTTAGAATGAGAGAGACCACATTCTTGCAGCCGTGCAACCTCCTCTGGCCACACCTTCAAAGAGAGACAACCACATTCAGGAAACCAGTGCCTGTTGAGCAATGTATAGCAATATGCATGTGGAGACTGGCCTTAAATGTGGAGTTTGGAACCATCCCCCATTTATTTGGGATTGGCCAGTCTACTGCGGTCACTATTGGCAATCATGTTGCCTCTGTAATTGTGAACAATTTGTTTTCCCTCTACATCAGAACACCCTCTGAACAGGAAATCAAGGTCATAATTCAAGGTTTCCAAGACCAGTGGGGTTTCAGACAATGTGGAGGGGCTATTGATGGGACTCATATTGGGATTTTAGCTCCACGTGACAGCCCTGCAGACTATTACAGCTGTAAAGGTTTCTATTCTGTCATCCTGCAAGGTGTGGTTGACCATTGTCTTCGGTTCTGGAACATCAATGTGGGTTGGCCAGGCAAAGTCCATGATGCCAGAGTGTTCGGCAATTCATCCTTGTACAAGAGGAGTCAGAGGGGTACACTGTTCCTTAATCTCAGAGGTTTGCAGGAGTAGATGTGAAAGTGGTGATGTTTGAGGATGCAGCATATCCACTACTGCCATGGTTGATGAAATCATACCTTGAAAACCAACAAATAACCGCTGCACAGATCACCTTTAACAACCGGCTTAGCAAGGCACAGATGACTGTGGAGAGGGCATTTGGCCTTCTTAAGTGAAAATGGAGGTGCCTAATGAAGAGGTATGATTGCCACATGGACAACATCAACAGTGTCATCACAGCCTATTGTGTGCTTCACAATTTTTGTGAAGTTAATGGTGAGAATATGATGATATTGTTGTTACTTTTGATGAAGAAAATGTGACTCCTGAATGGAATCCTCTTCATGAAAACACCATGTCAAACATCTCAAGAGATGCACTGTGTTCATATTTCTCAAATCTGTAGAGCTATTATTGTCTGATGTTGGCAATGAAGTCATATTGTTCCTTCCAAGAACAGTGTGGAACTTATTGGTTTATAACAGACAAAACATAatcaaaatatgttttattcaaAGCATAATCTTGAAGTACTTTCAGCGGTCAAAAGTCAGCACTTCACAGAACAGAACCACTGAAGTggtaatatgtaaaaaaaaaaaaaaaaataataatacatttttcaataaataaatgtgttcacATACAAACTGAAATATATAGCCCACACAAGTGTAACTATGCCAAGGCACTATTGGCACTATAAACCATGCTGTGTAAAGTAAAAAACAGTATAAATATAAGCGCAGGTATAACAGGTTTACAATACAAAGCAGCAATTTCACAATATTGATTGTATGCAAATGAACAACTAGGCCTATAGATTAAAGGTTGTGATAGACCTGTGAACATTGATCAACGTTGGGTGGTGGTGTCTCCTCATGGGGAGGGTAGGAATAATGCAGAGGAAGGGAATGATTACGTTGTGAATGTGAGGGTGTGTGCTGCCAGAATGAATGCATCATGACCTCAAACTGTCTGTTCATCATTTGCTGGAACATCCGGTTTGCTTCTTAGCGTTTCTCCCTCTGTACCTGTTGCCAACGTTCCTCCATCTCCATTTTTGCCTTCATCCAGTTATCAAGCATCTCCTGCTCTTGCTGGTGATGCAGCAGCTCCCCTCTCATGAATTCATCATGCTGTTTATGTAGCATGTCCATAAAGGCTGCCATCATGTCACTCATATCTGTCTTCATCTTCCTTTTCTTGCCCTGTTCTGAGGGTGTATCAGGTATAGTACTATTATCAGAGGTCTCGTGTTTCATCACCAGTGTGTGACTGATGTGATGTGactgtgaaaataaaagcaaaataaacacaaataaaaacatttgctcATGATCATTGGCAAAGACTATGCCAGTGTTCCGTCGATTTGTCCTACCGTGTCAGATTTTCCTCCCGTAGCGCCAAACAGTCATATTTTAAGTTAAAACGGGTATCGCTTGTCATGAGGCACAGGAGAACCAGTCAGTATGTACTACCA
Proteins encoded in this region:
- the LOC128617975 gene encoding uncharacterized protein LOC128617975, which translates into the protein MRLFGSKKTGSEALSYSTMESITVMLTLWFIWICLWRDDTRPSCMPNRFIAYAAQRFSLDRACRIRRFLQRQLMPREEFAASLADYHSHSSVRSIWVRQRCGVWWEHVFTSWTDFEWMLHFRMRETTFLQPCNLLWPHLQRETTTFRKPVPVEQCIAICMWRLALNVEFGTIPHLFGIGQSTAVTIGNHVASVIVNNLFSLYIRTPSEQEIKVIIQGFQDQWGFRQCGGAIDGTHIGILAPRDSPADYYSCKGFYSVILQGVVDHCLRFWNINVGWPGKVHDARVFGNSSLYKRSQRGTLFLNLRGLQE